Part of the Blastocatellia bacterium genome, GGCGACGCTCATCATCGGCAAAGAACTCGAAATCCGCCGTGTGCTCTCGCCCACACACCTTTACAGCTCGGCCTTCATCGTGACGGCGGAACGTCGTGGCTCGCCGACTATCCCCGAGCGATTCTTCCTTCGGGGAGCCGGATGGGGTCATGGCGTTGGCCTCTGTCAGATCGGCGCTGCCGTTATGGCCGTCCGAGGGAAAAAGTATGACGAAA contains:
- a CDS encoding amidase encodes the protein ATLIIGKELEIRRVLSPTHLYSSAFIVTAERRGSPTIPERFFLRGAGWGHGVGLCQIGAAVMAVRGKKYDEILSHYFPGCVVVRLYS